One genomic region from Xyrauchen texanus isolate HMW12.3.18 chromosome 4, RBS_HiC_50CHRs, whole genome shotgun sequence encodes:
- the LOC127643042 gene encoding BRI3-binding protein-like produces the protein MKGARMSVVLSVLLASVFLAEAARSKKDTSTQNSFRRAASGFYQTLSNVFGEENIRALYKFFSKTTERFVHGVDSLLDTLWKLWVDLLDVMGIDSSNLTHYFSPSSISSSPARALLLVAALLVAYWFLSLFLSGFFYILHAVFGRFFWLARVALFALSCLYILQKFEGDPEKAVLPLCFIMAVYFMTGPVGAYWRKGGGSGTLEEKIDHLDTQIRLLNIRLSRVIENLECSCDQ, from the exons ATGAAAGGAGCGAGGATGTCCGTGGTTTTGAGCGTGCTTCTGGCTAGTGTCTTCCTGGCTGAAGCAGCGCGGAGCAAGAAAGACACCAGCACCCAGAACAGCTTCAGAAGGGCGGCCAGCGGCTTCTACCAAACCCTCAGCAATGTCTTCGGAGAGGAGAACATCAGGGCTCTCTACAAG TTCTTTTCAAAGACTACAGAGAGGTTTGTTCATGGAGTTGATTCATTATTGGACACCTTGTGGAAACTCTGGGTGGATCTGCTGGATGTTATGGGGATTGACT cctcTAACCTGACTCACTACTTCAGCCCATCATCCATATCCAGTTCTCCGGCTCGTGCTCTCCTCTTGGTGGCAGCCTTGCTGGTAGCTTACTGGTTCCTGTCCCTGTTCCTGAGCGGCTTCTTTTACATCCTCCACGCTGTGTTTGGCCGTTTCTTTTGGCTGGCACGTGTGGCTCTTTTCGCTCTCTCGTGCCTGTACATTCTGCAGAAGTTCGAGGGTGACCCTGAAAAGGCGGTGCTGCCGCTGTGCTTCATCATGGCTGTGTACTTCATGACTGGACCGGTGGGAGCGTACTGGCGGAAAGGGGGTGGATCTGGAACTTTAGAGGAGAAGATTGACCACCTAGACACCCAGATCCGCCTTCTCAACATTCGTTTGAGCAGAGTGATTGAAAACCTGGAATGCTCCTGTGACCAATAA
- the poli gene encoding DNA polymerase iota isoform X1: protein MMDMDEGEDNEWDRSLESDMLETECTNRVPAISHRVILHFDQDCFYAQVEMIRNPALRNKPLGIQQKYIIVTCNYVARELGVTKLMSVTDAVEKCPQLVLVNGEDLTHYREMSYKVTELLMSYCPLVERLGFDENFVDITEMVERRLKETCISDLSFNGHVYKHKSSDVVIDEENACLAVGSMVAAELRQAMFSTLGLTGCAGIANSKLLAKLVSGTFKPNQQTTLLPYSTAELMSSLTGLRRVPGIGYRTGEKLKALGLVSVQDLQLFPLPELVKEFGEVMAKRIQNLACGNDDSPVTPAGPPQSLSDEDSFKKISTLAEVTKKIEDLLISLTERMYKDGRQPHTFRLTIRKYSATNRWFNRESRQCPIPNHTGLKITCGSSEALPQLLSMAMKLFHKVVDLREPFHLTLLNVCFSNLQAKCSSKRSIVSFFAQKSPAMVPMSSQQQVEPDLCESFASSQFTQADVLPTEDNTRSSMMPLKHILMTSTPKSQTEQSLIRPKPFIFPRKPVLKNSDATYMNAKESCKVFVEKVCSSLPPDVDPEVFKLLPEHIQMELISSFQNEDSVQLYNRPAGPSSKYSDPTDHSVFSFSQPRTSASCESALTCNRNCGFNETCSSHQSSIEVNSEYGKASECCGNPPTPQTPQSDVPPNVDPYVFSQLPVDVQRDLQREWRQQKSVLKIPTKHSHKTSNARDKRTTAKDSQCNNILKYFKPN from the exons ATGATGGACATGGACGAGGGTGAAGACAATGAGTGGGATCGCAGTTTAGAGTCAGACATGCTGGAAACAG AATGCACTAACAGAGTTCCAGCCATCTCTCATAGAGTGATCCTACACTTTGACCAAGACTGCTTCTATGCACAAGTTGAGATGATCCGAAATCCAGCTCTGCGGAACAAGCCTCTAG GTATACAGCAGAAATATATTATAGTGACTTGTAATTATGTTGCGAGAGAGCTTGGTGTGACTAAGCTGATGTCAGTGACTGATGCGGTGGAGAAATGCCCGCAGCTGGTGCTTGTGAATGGAGAAGATCTCACCCATTATAGAGAGATGTCCTATAAAGTTACTG AACTGCTGATGTCATATTGCCCCCTGGTGGAGAGACTGGGCTTTGATGAGAACTTTGTGGATATTACGGAAATGGTGGAGAGAAGACTGAAGGAGACCTGTATTTCAGATCTCTCCTTCAACGGACACGTATACAAACACAAAT CTTCAGATGTGGTGATTGATGAGGAGAATGCTTGTCTGGCTGTCGGCTCTATGGTAGCAGCTGAACTCAGGCAGGCCATGTTCAGTACACTGGGACTAACTGGCTGTGCTGGAATTGCTAACAGCAAACTCTTAGCCAAGCTGGTGTCAGGCACCTTTAAACCCAACCAGCAGACCACACTTCTTCCATACAGCACTGCAGAGCTCATGAGCAGCCTTACAGGACTGCGTAGAGTGCCTG GAATTGGATACAGGACAGGTGAGAAGCTGAAGGCTCTGGGTCTGGTCAGTGTGCAAGATCTGCAGTTATTCCCTCTGCCTGAACTAGTGAAGGAGTTCGGGGAAGTGATGGCTAAAAGGATTCAGAACCTCGCCTGTGGCAACGACGACTCTCCAGTCACACCGGCAGGTCCTCCTCAG TCTCTAAGCGATGAGGACTCATTCAAGAAAATTTCTACACTAGCAGAAGTCACAAAGAAAATAGAAGATCTACTCATCAGCCTTACTGAGAG GATGTATAAAGATGGCAGGCAGCCCCACACGTTCAGACTAACGATTCGCAAATACTCAGCCACTAATCGCTGGTTCAACCGAGAGAGCAGACAATGTCCTATTCCCAACCACACCGGGCTCAAGATCACATGTG gaAGCAGTGAGGCTCTGCCCCAGTTACTTTCAATGGCAATGAAGCTCTTTCATAAAGTGGTGGACTTACGTGAGCCGTTCCATTTGACCCTACTGAATGTGTGCTTCAGTAACCTGCAGGCCAAATGCTCCAGCAAGAGATCCATCGTCTCTTTCTTTGCACAGAAATCCCCTGCTATGGTACCAATGTCATCTCAGCAGCAG GTGGAACCTGATCTCTGTGAGTCTTTTGCAAGTTCCCAGTTCACTCAGGCAGATGTTTTGCCTACAGAAGATAATACACGGAGCAGCATGATGCCATTAAAACACATATTGATGACCTCAACCCCAAAATCACAGACTGAGCAATCTCTAATCAGGCCAAAACCTTTCATATTTCCTAGAAAGCCTGTTTTAAAGAACTCAGATGCTACATACATGAACGCAAAAGAGTCTTGCAAAGTATTCGTAGAAAAAGTGTGTTCCAGTCTGCCTCCAGATGTTGATCCGGAAGTATTCAAACTCCTACCTGAACATATTCAGATGGAGCTGATTTCTAGCTTTCAAAATGAAGACTCTGTACAGCTTTACAACAGACCCGCTGGCCCATCTTCCAAATATTCTGACCCCACAGATCACTCTGTGTTCAGTTTCAGCCAGCCAAGAACGTCAGCATCTTGTGAGTCAGCACTGACTTGTAACAGAAATTGTGGATTCAACGAGACATGTTCCTCTCACCAGTCCTCCATAGAAGTCAATTCTGAGTATGGTAAAGCCTCAGAATGCTGTGGTAACCCTCCCACACCCCAAACACCTCAATCCGATGTTCCTCCAAATGTGGACCCTTATGTGTTCTCTCAACTTCCTGTTGATGTGCAGAGAGACTTACAGAGAGAGTGGAGACAACAGAAGTCTGTTCTAAAAATCCCcacaaaacactcacacaaaacCTCCAATGCCAGAGACAAGAGGACTACTGCTAAAGACAGCCAGTGTAACAACATCCTGAAATATTTTAAACCCAACTAA
- the poli gene encoding DNA polymerase iota isoform X2, whose translation MMDMDEGEDNEWDRSLESDMLETECTNRVPAISHRVILHFDQDCFYAQVEMIRNPALRNKPLGIQQKYIIVTCNYVARELGVTKLMSVTDAVEKCPQLVLVNGEDLTHYREMSYKVTELLMSYCPLVERLGFDENFVDITEMVERRLKETCISDLSFNGHVYKHKSSDVVIDEENACLAVGSMVAAELRQAMFSTLGLTGCAGIANSKLLAKLVSGTFKPNQQTTLLPYSTAELMSSLTGLRRVPGIGYRTGEKLKALGLVSVQDLQLFPLPELVKEFGEVMAKRIQNLACGNDDSPVTPAGPPQSLSDEDSFKKISTLAEVTKKIEDLLISLTERMYKDGRQPHTFRLTIRKYSATNRWFNRESRQCPIPNHTGLKITCGSSEALPQLLSMAMKLFHKVVDLREPFHLTLLNVCFSNLQAKCSSKRSIVSFFAQKSPAMVPMSSQQQVRMWNLISVSLLQVPSSLRQMFCLQKIIHGAA comes from the exons ATGATGGACATGGACGAGGGTGAAGACAATGAGTGGGATCGCAGTTTAGAGTCAGACATGCTGGAAACAG AATGCACTAACAGAGTTCCAGCCATCTCTCATAGAGTGATCCTACACTTTGACCAAGACTGCTTCTATGCACAAGTTGAGATGATCCGAAATCCAGCTCTGCGGAACAAGCCTCTAG GTATACAGCAGAAATATATTATAGTGACTTGTAATTATGTTGCGAGAGAGCTTGGTGTGACTAAGCTGATGTCAGTGACTGATGCGGTGGAGAAATGCCCGCAGCTGGTGCTTGTGAATGGAGAAGATCTCACCCATTATAGAGAGATGTCCTATAAAGTTACTG AACTGCTGATGTCATATTGCCCCCTGGTGGAGAGACTGGGCTTTGATGAGAACTTTGTGGATATTACGGAAATGGTGGAGAGAAGACTGAAGGAGACCTGTATTTCAGATCTCTCCTTCAACGGACACGTATACAAACACAAAT CTTCAGATGTGGTGATTGATGAGGAGAATGCTTGTCTGGCTGTCGGCTCTATGGTAGCAGCTGAACTCAGGCAGGCCATGTTCAGTACACTGGGACTAACTGGCTGTGCTGGAATTGCTAACAGCAAACTCTTAGCCAAGCTGGTGTCAGGCACCTTTAAACCCAACCAGCAGACCACACTTCTTCCATACAGCACTGCAGAGCTCATGAGCAGCCTTACAGGACTGCGTAGAGTGCCTG GAATTGGATACAGGACAGGTGAGAAGCTGAAGGCTCTGGGTCTGGTCAGTGTGCAAGATCTGCAGTTATTCCCTCTGCCTGAACTAGTGAAGGAGTTCGGGGAAGTGATGGCTAAAAGGATTCAGAACCTCGCCTGTGGCAACGACGACTCTCCAGTCACACCGGCAGGTCCTCCTCAG TCTCTAAGCGATGAGGACTCATTCAAGAAAATTTCTACACTAGCAGAAGTCACAAAGAAAATAGAAGATCTACTCATCAGCCTTACTGAGAG GATGTATAAAGATGGCAGGCAGCCCCACACGTTCAGACTAACGATTCGCAAATACTCAGCCACTAATCGCTGGTTCAACCGAGAGAGCAGACAATGTCCTATTCCCAACCACACCGGGCTCAAGATCACATGTG gaAGCAGTGAGGCTCTGCCCCAGTTACTTTCAATGGCAATGAAGCTCTTTCATAAAGTGGTGGACTTACGTGAGCCGTTCCATTTGACCCTACTGAATGTGTGCTTCAGTAACCTGCAGGCCAAATGCTCCAGCAAGAGATCCATCGTCTCTTTCTTTGCACAGAAATCCCCTGCTATGGTACCAATGTCATCTCAGCAGCAGGTGAGAAT GTGGAACCTGATCTCTGTGAGTCTTTTGCAAGTTCCCAGTTCACTCAGGCAGATGTTTTGCCTACAGAAGATAATACACGGAGCAGCATGA